The segment GCCAGGACAGCCAGCACAGTCATGAAGGCGGTCGACAGAATGAACACGATGGGAACCCAGGGATAGCCCCAACACTTGTACGGGCGGGGCAGGGCCGGGCGGCGAATGCGCAGAATGATCACCGCAGCGGCCGCCAAAGCGAAGAAGATCCACATCGCGAAGACAAAGCCGCCGATCATCCGCTCAAAGGTGCCAACCGCCACGGCGCTGATGGCGGACATGAGACACTGTGCCCACAGTGACACGTCAGGAGTGTGATAGGTTGGGTGAATGTGGCCGAGGAACTTGAAGAAGAGACCGTCACGAGCCTGGGCAAACGTGACCCGGGCACCGGCGATGATGGAAGCGTGAACGGCCCCCAGCGTCGAAATCAAAACCAGCACCGTGACAATGACATCACCCGACCGACCGATGAGCCGCTGAACGGTCAGCGGAGCAACGGCGGCGGTGTGTCGCATTTCCTCCAGTGGAACCATCATCATGTACACGGCGTTCACACCCAGATAGATGACAACGGTCGCAGCCGTGCCGAAAACGAGGATTCGAGGCAGTAGCCGCTGGGGATCGCGGATCTCCCCGGCACAGGAGGCAATGTCGCTCCATCCGTCATAGGTCCAGAGCACGGCCGCCAGCACGGGAGCCAGTGCGGCCAGAACCGACTTCGATGCAGGAGCCGGCCCCAGGTGACCGTAGTGGTCGCCGGCCATCCGCAAGCCCAAGGCGATGATCGCGAGCAGGGCGATTACCTTCAAACCGGTGAAGAAGATGGCGACACCCGCCCCCAACTGCACTTTCACGGTGTTGATCGCCGTAAGAACGACCAGCAGCGTGCAGGTCGTGAAGCGGATGTCCCAGTGAACACCAAGTAGCCGATTGAGATGCTCGGAGAAGACTGTGGCAATGCTGGCGGCCGCCAGTGGCTTGCCCAGAAACACATACGTCCAGCCGAAGATGAAAGCGACGACCTCACCCAGACCCTCGTACATGAAGACGTAGATGCCGCCGGAGCGGGGAAACATCGTACCCAGCTCGGCGTAGGTGAAGGCACCGAACAGGGAGAGGATTCCGCCGACCAGCCACAGTGCCAGGATCAGGGCGGGACTATCCATCTCCGAGGCGATGGAAGCCGGCGTGCGGAAGATACCGCTGCCGATGATGATGCCGACCATGATGGCCGATCCGCCCCAGAACCCAATACTCCGCGGCAGATCGCGCCGCATAGCGGCCCTCCAGACTGGTAGCGAGAGTGACGGCAAACGCGGCTCCCACGAAGAGCCGTGGCCGGGCATTGTACAGCGGCGCTCGCCACCCCGCGCCTCTCCCGGGAAAGCAGGCTTGCGGAATTCCGATCGACGGCGAGCCGTGAGCGACAACGGGGACCCGAGTGCGGCTGGAGAGCACCAGCCGAGGCGCTACCGGCCAGACGCCAACTCCGCCAGCCTCGCCTCGTCGACCTCGACTCCCAGGCCGAAACCACCCGGAACGGCCAGTTCGCCATTCGTCGGCTGAAAGGGCTCCTTGAGTATCGTACCACTGAGGAACTGCGGGCCATTCAGGGCCGCGGGATACTTGAGATCGCATGCCCCATAGAGCAGCAGCGATGCGGCCAGCGAGAGGTCCGGATCGGTCAGGCCGCTGCCCAGAACCATCAGCCCGCACTTCTGGCACAGCTCGATCTGCCGCCAGGCGTCGGTCAAGCCGCCACACCGGGCCGGTTTCATCGCCACCCCGTCGCACATGCCCAGCTTGATGAACTCCTCCAGATCCGACGAGTGCACCGAGCCCTCGTCCAGAATGATGGGCAGAGCACCCTGCTTCTTGAGCTTCTGCAGACCGGTGATCCGGTTCGGGCGAAGCGGCTGCTCCAGAACGGCCACCCCGGCGTCGGCCAATCTCGGGGCCACCTCGAGAGCCGTGACTTCGTCGTAGCCGCCGTTGGCATCCGCCCAGAGAAACCCGTCCGGAGCCAGCTTCTTGACGGCCCGACACAACTCCACATCAAACCCAGGA is part of the Phycisphaerae bacterium genome and harbors:
- a CDS encoding amino acid permease, translated to MRRDLPRSIGFWGGSAIMVGIIIGSGIFRTPASIASEMDSPALILALWLVGGILSLFGAFTYAELGTMFPRSGGIYVFMYEGLGEVVAFIFGWTYVFLGKPLAAASIATVFSEHLNRLLGVHWDIRFTTCTLLVVLTAINTVKVQLGAGVAIFFTGLKVIALLAIIALGLRMAGDHYGHLGPAPASKSVLAALAPVLAAVLWTYDGWSDIASCAGEIRDPQRLLPRILVFGTAATVVIYLGVNAVYMMMVPLEEMRHTAAVAPLTVQRLIGRSGDVIVTVLVLISTLGAVHASIIAGARVTFAQARDGLFFKFLGHIHPTYHTPDVSLWAQCLMSAISAVAVGTFERMIGGFVFAMWIFFALAAAAVIILRIRRPALPRPYKCWGYPWVPIVFILSTAFMTVLAVLARPGETLVWLVILAAGVPAFFLWRHFVPRVEHPDYGRMSGGCPCPVDEKGVPQ
- a CDS encoding mandelate racemase; translation: MLSVKIARIQTFPVVYPTAGRFKFFEGPRGEPLGRQTVVVKITAEDGSIGWGQSVPTPKWSYETLETVQSTIDRYLAPVLIGRDAYDMDGVHAAMNAIIAPSFSTGQPICKAGIDLALFDLTGRLLRQTAAQRWKRKGRKRITVSWTLNPKTLDDVPGLIEEGRKRGYRTFNVKVAPDPGFDVELCRAVKKLAPDGFLWADANGGYDEVTALEVAPRLADAGVAVLEQPLRPNRITGLQKLKKQGALPIILDEGSVHSSDLEEFIKLGMCDGVAMKPARCGGLTDAWRQIELCQKCGLMVLGSGLTDPDLSLAASLLLYGACDLKYPAALNGPQFLSGTILKEPFQPTNGELAVPGGFGLGVEVDEARLAELASGR